ACCGCGGCGAGGGCACCGCCGCCCGTGTGCATTCCGCCGCGCGGCCCGTCGTGGTTGCTGTCCTTGTCGTAGTCCTTGCTGTAGTCCTTGTCGTGGTCCTTGTCGTGGTCCTTGTCGTGGTTGTTGTCCTTGTCGTAGTCCTCGTCGTGGTTGTTGTCCTTGTCGTAGTCCTCGTCGTGGTTGTTGTCCTTGTCGTAGTCCTCGTCGTGGTTGTTGTCCTTGTCGTAGTCGCTGTCCTTGTCCTTGTCGTGGTCGCCCTTGTCGTGGTCGCTGCTGTACGAGGAGTCCCCTCCTTCGCTGCCGGCCGGCGCGGCGAGAGCGGCGCCGGGCGTGGCGAAGGCGAGGGCGGCGGAGGCGGCCGCCGTGGCGAGAAGAATGCGGGCAGAACGCATATCGGTGTCCTTCCGCCGTGGCCGGGCAGCGGACAGGGCATCAGCTCGAATAGACCCGGCCTCGACATGAACCACCGTCAACCAGGCCGCCACCGCTCACCATCCGAGCCGTCCAGCCGTGTCATCGCGCCACCCGTCTGTCCCAGCGACACGCCGATCCGCCTCCTCCCGAGCACCTGGGGAGTGACCGTCGGCGCCACCGATTCCAGGTGGTGAGGAGCACGCGTGTCGGCGGGCAAGACGTCGGGTGCCGTCGCGGCCTTCCCGTCGGCACCGGGCGCCGCGGCGTACGCGGCACACCCGCCGCAGCACGCGCGCTCTCCCGGACGACCGCGATCACGAGTCGAACCGGTGACTGACCCGGCCCGCACTGAGCGGTCGAGGCCGGATCCGGACCGCGTCCCCCGATGGGCCGTCAGCGGTCGCGCCGCCCGTTGATGTGCGGTCGGATGCGTGAGTGTCGCCGACCGGCCGGGTACCCGCCCGGTCCGACGCCACCGGCCCGAGTCGCCGCGCCGGGGCCTGTCACCTGCCACAAGCCGAAGGAGCCCCAGAACATGACGGACGTATCCGGAACCGGACCCGCTCCGGGTGACGACCGCAGGGTGCTGACCAATCGCCAGGGCCACCCGGTCTACGACAACCAGAACCAGCGCACGGTCGGCGCCCGCGGCCCCGCCACCCTGGAGAACTACCAGTTCCTGGAGAAGATCAGCCACTTCGACCGCGAGCGCATCCCCGAGCGCGTCGTGCACGCCCGCGGCGTCACGGCCTACGGCTTCTTCGAGGCCTACGGCAGCTGGGGTGACGAGCCGATCAGCCGCTACACCCGGGCCAAACTGTTCCAGGAACGCGGCAATCGCACCGACCTGGCCGTCCGCTTCTCCACCGTCATCGGCGGACGCGACTCGTCCGAGGCCGCCCGCGACCCCCGCGGCTTCGCCGTGAAGTTCTACACCGAGGACGGCAACTGGGACCTCGTCGGCAACAACCTGGGCGTCTTCTTCATCCGCGACGCGATCAAGTTCCCGGACGTCATCCACGCCCTCAAGCCCGACCCGGTCACCTTCGAGCAGCAGCCGCGCCGCATCTTCGACTTCATGTCGCAGACGCCCGAGTCGATGCACATGCTCGTCAACCTGTTCAGCCCGCGCGGCATCCCCGCGGACTACCGCCACATGCAGGGCTTCGGCGTGAACACGTACAAGTGGGTCAACGCCGAGGGCAACACCGTTCTCGTCAAGTACCACTGGATGCCCAAGCAGGGCGTGCGTTCCATGACCGAGGAGGACGCCGCCAACGTGCAGGCCGACTCCCTGGGTCACGCCACCAAGGACCTGTACGAGGCGGTCTCCCGCGGCGACTACCCCGCGTGGGAGCTCCTGGTCCAGATGATGGAGGACCACGAGCACCCGGAGCTGGACTTCGACCCGCTCGACGACACCAAGACCTGGCCCGAGCAGGACTTCCCGCCGAAGCCGGTGGGCCGGATGGTGCTCGACCGGATGCCGGACAACTTCTTCGCCGAGAACGAGCAGATCTCCTTCGGCACCGGCGTCCTCGTCGACGGCCTGGACTTCTCGGACGACAAGATGCTGGTGGGCCGGACCTTTTCCTACAGCGACACCCAGCGCTACCGGGTCGGCCCGAACTATCTCCAACTCCCCGTCAACCAGGCCAAGAACGCCGATGTGCGCACCAACCAGCGTGACGGCCTGATGACGTACCACGTGGACGGCGCGGGCGAGAACCCGCACGTCAACTACGAGCCGTCCCTCACCGGCGGTCTGCGCGAGGCGCAGTACCCGGCCCACGACGAGCAGGGCCCGGAGATCCACGGCAGGCTCACCCGCAAGCGGATCCCGCGTACCAACGACTACATGCAGGCCGGTCAGCGCTACCTGCTCATGGAGGAGTGGGAGCGCGACGACCTGGTGCGGAACTTCACCGATCTGCTGTCCCAGTGCGACCGCCCCGTGCAGGAGCGCATGGTCTGGCACTTCCTGCTGGTCGAGAACGACCTCGGCCTGCGCGTCGGCGAGGGCCTCGGCATCGGCCCCGAGGACGTCGCCGGTCTCGAGCCGCTGGCCGGCCAGGACCTCACGGACGAGGACCGCAAGCGGCTGGGCAACCTGGGCAAGAACCCGCCGCGTGATGTCACGGGCCTGACCATGACCCACTGTGTACCCAACGAGCGGCACGTCGTGACGCGCTGAACCGTCACGAGCGGGAATGGCCCGCTGTCGCCGCCGGGGGCGGTCGGCAGCGGGCCTTCGCTGTGCACGGGGGCAGAACCCAGGTGCGGGTGGCCGCCGCATCCGAGCGGCAGGGTCGCGGGCGCGTCAGGCGCTGGTCTGCTGCGGCAGGGGCCCGGGCCGGTTCCTCGCACGGAAGGTGCGGCGGTAGGTGTCCGGAGGCACGCCGACCGTGCGATGGAAGTGCCTGCGCAGTGTCGTGGCGGTGCCCATCCCCGTGGCCGCCGCGATGGTGTCGACGCTGTCGTCGGTGGTCTCCAGCAACGCCTGGGCGTGGCGGATCCGTTGGGTCAGCAGCCACTGCAGCGGGGTGGTGCCGGTCGCGGCCCTGAAGTGGCGGCCCAGGTTGCGCGAGCTCATCCTCGCCCGGCGCGCCAGGTCCTCCACGGTCAGCGGCTGGTCGAGTCGTTCGAGTGCCCAGGGCAGCAGCGCGGCCAGGGGGTGGTTGTCCGGGGCGGGCACCGGGGTGGTGACGAACTGGGCCTGTCCGCCGTCCCGGTGCGGCGGGACGACAAGGCGGCGGGCGACCGTGTTGGCGATCGACGAACCGCGGTCGAGGCGGACCAGGTGCAGGCACAGGTCCATGGCCGCGGCCTTGCCGGCGGAGGTGAGCACGCGGCCGTTGTCGACGTAGAGCACGTCCGGGTCGACCTCGATTCGGGGGTGGCGGTCGGCCAGGACCTGGGTGTGCGCCCAGTGCGTGGTCGCGCGGAGCCCGTCCAGCAGGCCGGCGGCCGCCAGCACGAACGCGCCGGTGCACAGGGAGGCCACGCGTGCGCCGGCCTCGTGGGCGGCGCGCACCGCGTCTACCAGGGCGGCGGGCGGCGCCTGGTCGACGTCGGCCCAGCCCGGGACGATCACGGTGCCGGCATGCGGGAGCCGGTCGAGGCCGTGGTCGGGCTCCAGCAGGAACCGGCCCACCCGCACGGGACCCGGCCCGCAGACCACGAGGTCGTACCAGGGCTCCGCCACCTCGGCCGGGGCGGAGCCGAACACCTCCTGGGCCATCGCCAGTTCGAAGGGGAGCATCCCGTCCGTGAGCGCCAGCGCGACAGTGTTCTTCACGTCCGGAAT
This region of Streptomyces chromofuscus genomic DNA includes:
- a CDS encoding catalase, with the translated sequence MTDVSGTGPAPGDDRRVLTNRQGHPVYDNQNQRTVGARGPATLENYQFLEKISHFDRERIPERVVHARGVTAYGFFEAYGSWGDEPISRYTRAKLFQERGNRTDLAVRFSTVIGGRDSSEAARDPRGFAVKFYTEDGNWDLVGNNLGVFFIRDAIKFPDVIHALKPDPVTFEQQPRRIFDFMSQTPESMHMLVNLFSPRGIPADYRHMQGFGVNTYKWVNAEGNTVLVKYHWMPKQGVRSMTEEDAANVQADSLGHATKDLYEAVSRGDYPAWELLVQMMEDHEHPELDFDPLDDTKTWPEQDFPPKPVGRMVLDRMPDNFFAENEQISFGTGVLVDGLDFSDDKMLVGRTFSYSDTQRYRVGPNYLQLPVNQAKNADVRTNQRDGLMTYHVDGAGENPHVNYEPSLTGGLREAQYPAHDEQGPEIHGRLTRKRIPRTNDYMQAGQRYLLMEEWERDDLVRNFTDLLSQCDRPVQERMVWHFLLVENDLGLRVGEGLGIGPEDVAGLEPLAGQDLTDEDRKRLGNLGKNPPRDVTGLTMTHCVPNERHVVTR
- a CDS encoding helix-turn-helix domain-containing protein, encoding MTRTIPDVKNTVALALTDGMLPFELAMAQEVFGSAPAEVAEPWYDLVVCGPGPVRVGRFLLEPDHGLDRLPHAGTVIVPGWADVDQAPPAALVDAVRAAHEAGARVASLCTGAFVLAAAGLLDGLRATTHWAHTQVLADRHPRIEVDPDVLYVDNGRVLTSAGKAAAMDLCLHLVRLDRGSSIANTVARRLVVPPHRDGGQAQFVTTPVPAPDNHPLAALLPWALERLDQPLTVEDLARRARMSSRNLGRHFRAATGTTPLQWLLTQRIRHAQALLETTDDSVDTIAAATGMGTATTLRRHFHRTVGVPPDTYRRTFRARNRPGPLPQQTSA